The following are encoded in a window of Staphylospora marina genomic DNA:
- a CDS encoding acyltransferase family protein: MLRKYHLLHAARGIFSLLVVVLAAHRAGLHHWDVELIPGLDDRVRFGAMDFFFLLSGFVLFASYKSSIGDKRTARGFLIKRLIRIYSVYWYILIAIIPLSAFLTGQKASLDSIGPSVLLIPHEDSLLSSSGLLSILLVFYLFFFLFLFLGRNAGTLVAALWFLAVVIFFTQDVNLEHPVLQVLFSKYHLYFFAGAFIAHLTDKIPVKQPAWIFLIGATGTVLGVLNDLYGWVPLDDMYNYGVPVSLLLFGLAAADVKTEIRLPAWIQFMGQASYSLFLVHEPMLTLLFHLSGKDDWLGWADPLLLFALIIVAVILVGWLTHVLIEKPLLSFIFFRGNLQVSSDSYLTKRQEFFGGAERNVAGPEAKA, encoded by the coding sequence ATGCTCCGAAAGTATCACTTGCTGCACGCGGCCAGGGGAATCTTCTCGCTGCTGGTCGTCGTTCTGGCGGCTCACCGGGCGGGACTTCACCACTGGGATGTCGAACTCATTCCGGGACTGGATGACCGGGTCCGGTTCGGTGCGATGGACTTTTTCTTTCTTCTCAGCGGTTTTGTCCTGTTTGCTTCCTACAAATCGTCGATCGGAGACAAACGGACCGCGAGGGGATTTTTGATCAAGCGGCTGATTCGCATCTACTCGGTCTACTGGTACATCCTGATCGCCATCATTCCGCTTTCCGCCTTTCTGACCGGACAGAAGGCTTCTCTGGACAGCATCGGACCGTCGGTGCTGCTGATTCCCCATGAGGATTCCCTTCTTTCCTCGTCCGGCTTGCTCAGCATCCTGCTCGTGTTCTATCTGTTCTTTTTCCTCTTTCTCTTCTTGGGACGGAACGCGGGGACGCTGGTGGCGGCGCTGTGGTTTCTGGCGGTGGTGATTTTCTTCACCCAGGACGTGAACCTGGAACATCCCGTGCTTCAGGTGCTCTTCAGCAAGTACCACCTCTACTTCTTCGCCGGAGCCTTCATCGCCCACCTGACCGACAAAATTCCAGTGAAGCAGCCGGCATGGATCTTTCTGATCGGGGCGACCGGGACGGTGCTCGGTGTGTTGAATGATCTTTATGGCTGGGTTCCGCTGGATGACATGTACAACTACGGGGTGCCGGTCAGTCTGCTGTTGTTCGGTCTGGCCGCGGCCGACGTGAAAACGGAAATCCGCCTGCCCGCCTGGATACAATTCATGGGTCAGGCTTCGTATTCCCTGTTCCTGGTACATGAACCGATGCTTACGCTCTTGTTCCATCTTTCCGGAAAGGATGACTGGCTCGGATGGGCCGACCCGCTTTTGCTCTTCGCGTTGATCATCGTCGCGGTGATTCTCGTCGGATGGTTGACCCACGTGCTGATCGAGAAGCCGCTCTTGTCCTTCATCTTCTTCCGGGGCAACCTTCAGGTCAGCTCCGATTCCTATCTGACGAAGCGACAGGAATTTTTCGGCGGAGCGGAGAGAAACGTGGCGGGACCGGAAGCCAAGGCTTGA
- a CDS encoding polysaccharide deacetylase family protein: MQPVRFIALPVAGLLFVLSACTPATSGQEHPSPSASSRTAERPAPDVDKSGESVREHPEERIRETYRGVTPKEWGEQVRGVITRFETKEPLIALTFDACGGPRGSKFDQALVDHLIREQIPATLFVNSRWIDANRDTFLRLSENPLFEIGNHGTEHRPLSVNGRSVYGIRGTSDPAHAFREVWLNHEKIRNLTGREPKFFRAGTAYYDEVAVRIVHETGERVAGFDVVGDGGARFSASQVKQALLSAKPGSIVILHFNQPNGETFEGLRQAIPVLKQRGFRFVKLEDVL, from the coding sequence ATGCAACCGGTTCGTTTCATCGCCTTGCCCGTCGCCGGCCTGTTGTTCGTTCTGTCCGCCTGCACTCCGGCCACTTCCGGCCAGGAACATCCTTCTCCCTCCGCATCTTCCCGGACCGCCGAACGGCCCGCTCCGGATGTCGACAAAAGCGGAGAATCCGTTCGGGAACATCCGGAGGAACGGATTCGTGAAACATACCGGGGAGTCACGCCCAAAGAGTGGGGAGAACAGGTCCGCGGAGTCATCACGCGTTTTGAAACGAAGGAACCGCTGATCGCCCTCACCTTCGACGCCTGCGGGGGACCCCGCGGAAGCAAATTTGATCAAGCGCTGGTGGATCATCTGATCCGTGAACAAATTCCCGCCACGCTGTTTGTCAACAGCCGGTGGATCGATGCCAACCGGGACACGTTCCTCCGCCTTTCGGAGAACCCGTTGTTTGAAATCGGCAACCACGGGACGGAACATCGTCCGTTGTCGGTCAACGGTCGCTCCGTCTACGGCATCCGCGGAACGTCGGATCCGGCTCACGCGTTTCGGGAAGTGTGGCTGAACCATGAAAAAATCCGGAATTTGACCGGACGGGAACCGAAATTCTTCCGGGCGGGAACGGCCTATTATGACGAAGTGGCCGTCCGGATCGTCCACGAAACGGGAGAACGGGTGGCCGGCTTTGACGTCGTCGGAGACGGTGGAGCCCGCTTCTCCGCGTCGCAGGTGAAGCAAGCCCTGCTGTCCGCGAAACCCGGCTCCATCGTCATCCTGCATTTCAACCAGCCGAACGGAGAGACCTTTGAAGGACTTCGTCAGGCGATCCCGGTGCTCAAACAGCGGGGGTTCCGCTTCGTGAAACTGGAGGATGTGTTGTGA
- a CDS encoding arylamine N-acetyltransferase family protein: MDVTEMLTRLGIDRKETEKPGRNRLELLMHQHLLTVPFENLDIRANVPILLDLPMIYEKVVRRKRGGGCYELNGLFAWLLEKLGYRVRLLSARVFRPDGTPGPEFDHLTLLVFDEQPLLVDVGFGDSARRPVPLDGSVVSDVSGDYRVMPAADPDAWVLEKRQPGEEWKPQHQFTLRPWILSDFMPMCIHHQTSPESGFTRRMVCTIATETGRITLTDEGLTITERGEKKKIPVRSLPERRAALQRWFGIRLV; this comes from the coding sequence ATGGATGTAACGGAGATGCTGACACGATTGGGGATCGACCGGAAAGAAACCGAGAAGCCCGGTCGGAACAGGTTGGAGTTGCTGATGCATCAACACCTGCTCACCGTGCCGTTCGAAAATCTGGATATCCGTGCGAACGTCCCCATCCTGTTGGATTTGCCGATGATTTACGAAAAAGTCGTCCGGCGAAAACGGGGCGGCGGCTGTTATGAGCTCAACGGCCTGTTCGCCTGGTTGTTGGAGAAGCTCGGGTACCGGGTTCGCTTGCTGTCTGCGCGGGTGTTTCGGCCTGACGGAACCCCGGGACCGGAATTTGATCATCTGACCCTGCTCGTCTTTGATGAGCAACCACTTCTGGTGGATGTGGGATTCGGAGATTCGGCACGCCGACCGGTGCCGCTCGACGGCTCCGTGGTGTCGGATGTGAGCGGGGATTACCGGGTGATGCCGGCGGCCGATCCGGATGCGTGGGTGCTGGAAAAAAGACAGCCGGGGGAAGAGTGGAAGCCCCAGCACCAATTTACGCTCAGGCCGTGGATTTTGTCCGATTTCATGCCCATGTGCATCCACCATCAGACTTCCCCCGAATCCGGCTTCACCCGGCGGATGGTGTGCACGATCGCCACGGAAACGGGAAGGATCACGCTGACGGATGAAGGCTTGACGATCACGGAGAGGGGCGAAAAGAAAAAAATTCCCGTCCGGTCGCTGCCGGAGCGGAGAGCCGCCTTGCAGCGATGGTTCGGGATCCGGCTGGTTTGA
- a CDS encoding glutathionylspermidine synthase family protein yields the protein MKKTGEYQRLRHEIYESLRQEGVFTWDWMYGKEYALADLCLISPEFRAEIADVTERLGRIFARTMEVVQKAGDELLAELGIPEAARPAVRMSVCAEMPTLVGRFDFARTPRGLKMLEFNSDTPTCLVEGFHVNGVVCGKFGVENPNHGMREHIRDAFATMVREYRRLGFASDSIVFSSLGRHEEDRGTTRYLLDASGLDGRFVPLEELSYCQGRLHARDGDDWRPVDVWYRLHPIELMVKDRDKDGFPTGIRILELTVSRRLAMINPPSALISQTKALQALIWNLAESDLFFTDEERQTIRDHMLPTYLDNVFHGKRPYVSKPVFGREGGGVRLYDSTGGVIAQDGGTLYWDQPMVYQELAELEWVEVETLQGTVRGKQLWGSFLIGGRASAIVSRVDQEITGNDSLFLPVGIRS from the coding sequence ATGAAAAAAACGGGAGAATATCAACGCCTGCGGCACGAGATTTACGAGTCGCTCCGTCAGGAAGGCGTCTTCACCTGGGACTGGATGTACGGAAAAGAATATGCGCTCGCCGATCTGTGCCTCATTTCTCCCGAATTTCGCGCGGAAATCGCCGACGTGACCGAACGTTTGGGCCGGATTTTCGCCCGAACCATGGAGGTCGTCCAAAAAGCGGGGGATGAACTGCTGGCGGAGTTGGGAATTCCCGAAGCGGCCCGGCCTGCCGTCAGGATGTCCGTGTGTGCGGAAATGCCCACCTTGGTCGGGCGGTTTGATTTTGCCCGGACGCCGCGAGGGCTGAAGATGCTGGAGTTCAACAGCGACACCCCGACCTGTCTGGTGGAAGGATTTCATGTGAATGGCGTGGTTTGCGGGAAGTTCGGGGTGGAAAATCCCAATCACGGAATGCGGGAGCACATCCGTGATGCATTTGCCACCATGGTCCGGGAATATCGCCGTCTGGGGTTTGCTTCCGATTCCATCGTGTTCAGCTCTCTAGGCCGGCATGAGGAAGACCGGGGAACCACCCGCTATTTGCTGGATGCCTCCGGACTGGACGGCCGGTTCGTGCCGCTGGAAGAACTTTCGTACTGTCAGGGAAGGCTCCATGCCAGGGACGGGGATGACTGGCGGCCGGTGGATGTCTGGTACCGCCTGCATCCGATCGAACTGATGGTAAAGGACCGTGACAAGGACGGATTTCCGACGGGGATTCGCATCCTGGAGCTCACCGTTTCCCGCCGGCTGGCCATGATCAATCCGCCTTCCGCCTTGATTTCCCAAACCAAGGCGTTGCAGGCCCTGATCTGGAACCTGGCGGAGAGCGATCTGTTCTTCACGGACGAGGAGAGACAGACCATCCGGGATCACATGCTTCCCACCTATCTGGACAATGTGTTTCACGGAAAACGCCCTTACGTCTCCAAGCCGGTGTTCGGGCGGGAAGGAGGCGGCGTCAGGCTGTATGATTCCACCGGAGGAGTCATCGCTCAAGACGGTGGAACATTGTATTGGGACCAGCCGATGGTGTACCAGGAGTTGGCGGAATTGGAGTGGGTCGAGGTGGAAACGCTTCAGGGAACCGTTCGCGGCAAGCAATTGTGGGGCTCGTTTCTGATCGGCGGCCGTGCGTCGGCCATCGTCTCCCGGGTCGATCAGGAAATCACCGGCAATGACTCTTTGTTTTTGCCGGTCGGGATTCGGAGTTGA
- a CDS encoding TerC family protein, translated as MDFLSFEFLSALLSIIIIDLVLAGDNAIVIGLAARNLPKDKQKKVIVYGTVGAIIIRAAATLAVVWLLKIPGLLLIGGLILVWIAWKLLLEEKKHDVQAADSMWAAIRTIIIADAVMGLDNVLAVAGAAHGSYLLVILGLLISVPIVVWGSTVVLRLLERYPRLIYVGAGVLAWTAGKMIADEKLFHDVFAQADWLKYVFAALVVAGVLLVGKWAKNRGKETANAG; from the coding sequence ATGGATTTCCTGTCGTTTGAGTTTTTGAGCGCACTTCTTTCCATCATCATCATTGACCTTGTGCTCGCCGGTGACAATGCCATCGTCATCGGACTGGCGGCGCGCAATCTGCCGAAAGACAAGCAAAAGAAAGTGATCGTGTACGGAACCGTCGGAGCCATCATCATCCGTGCGGCCGCCACGCTTGCAGTGGTTTGGCTGCTCAAGATCCCGGGACTGCTTCTGATCGGGGGATTGATTCTGGTCTGGATCGCATGGAAGCTCCTGTTGGAGGAAAAGAAACATGATGTCCAGGCGGCGGACAGCATGTGGGCGGCCATTCGAACGATCATCATCGCCGATGCGGTGATGGGGCTGGACAATGTGTTGGCCGTGGCCGGTGCCGCGCACGGAAGCTACCTTCTCGTGATCCTCGGTCTGCTCATCAGCGTCCCGATCGTGGTGTGGGGAAGCACGGTGGTACTGCGGCTTCTGGAGCGTTACCCGCGCCTCATCTATGTCGGGGCCGGTGTGCTCGCTTGGACGGCGGGAAAAATGATCGCTGACGAAAAACTCTTCCATGACGTGTTCGCCCAGGCCGATTGGCTGAAATACGTGTTTGCCGCCCTGGTGGTCGCCGGTGTGCTGCTGGTGGGAAAGTGGGCAAAAAACCGCGGCAAAGAAACAGCCAACGCGGGATAA